Proteins encoded by one window of Emticicia oligotrophica DSM 17448:
- a CDS encoding Ig-like domain-containing protein yields MKLIQSKITKAVAMMLSMALVFSACKKEDEVAPAPTVSAGSAALSGVPGAKVTITATVSAPGGLKSITVLKNGAAFDSKTFAGETSATYTKEYTIDNLAAGAVVNFTVQALDNNNQSSTLATIPVTITAIPPKTIVEVKGSLEGNVTWTADKIYKLVGFVRVGQEEVFGTITKTGTLTIEAGTTIIGDRATKGTLVVQRGSKIIANGTADKPIVFTSERNPGEREAGDWGGLVICGKAPNNLPDDKTNRELEGGYGAFHGGSDAADNSGSLKYVRVEYAGIPVNPNQEINSFTFGSVGSGTTVDYIMASYGLDDSFEWFGGTVNCKHMIAYRGLDDDFDTDNGFSGYVQYGVGIRGTTQADQSGSNGFECDNDANGSSNTPYTSAIFANMSIIGAKGKAETSINVQFQNGAQLRRNNKQKLYNTFITGYPNGVYIDSQRGDAKGNAAKGDIDLQNVVLAGVDGWGTNGWGQGFATNPKGFAVADAEQNTAATAILIGTQKPSEWFVSLKGNKILANTSKTGLSSTLWGTGTPTFTLTTGTAESLIGSSLPATLPAFFDKTDFVGAFKDTDWTKGWAEFNPQSVTYIK; encoded by the coding sequence ATGAAATTAATTCAATCGAAAATTACAAAGGCTGTAGCAATGATGCTTTCGATGGCATTGGTATTCTCGGCTTGTAAAAAAGAAGACGAGGTAGCCCCAGCTCCAACAGTTTCGGCGGGTAGTGCAGCACTTTCGGGTGTTCCGGGTGCAAAAGTTACCATCACTGCTACTGTTTCGGCTCCTGGAGGTTTAAAGTCAATCACAGTATTGAAAAATGGTGCTGCTTTCGATTCAAAAACTTTCGCAGGTGAAACATCAGCGACTTATACCAAAGAATATACTATTGATAATTTGGCAGCAGGTGCGGTTGTCAACTTCACAGTACAGGCTTTAGATAACAATAATCAATCATCTACATTAGCTACAATTCCAGTAACTATTACGGCTATACCACCAAAAACAATTGTTGAGGTAAAAGGAAGTTTAGAGGGCAATGTAACTTGGACAGCGGACAAAATCTACAAATTAGTAGGTTTCGTACGTGTAGGTCAAGAAGAAGTATTTGGTACAATTACAAAAACTGGTACGCTTACAATCGAAGCAGGTACAACAATCATCGGTGACCGTGCAACTAAAGGTACTTTAGTGGTTCAACGTGGAAGCAAAATTATTGCTAATGGTACAGCCGATAAACCAATTGTATTTACTTCAGAAAGAAATCCAGGCGAAAGAGAAGCTGGTGACTGGGGTGGTTTAGTTATTTGTGGTAAAGCTCCAAACAACTTACCTGATGATAAAACAAACCGTGAATTGGAAGGTGGATATGGTGCATTCCACGGTGGTTCTGATGCTGCTGATAACTCTGGTTCATTGAAATATGTACGTGTAGAATACGCAGGTATTCCAGTAAACCCTAACCAAGAGATTAACTCATTTACATTTGGTTCGGTTGGTAGTGGTACTACAGTTGATTACATCATGGCTTCTTATGGATTAGATGATTCATTCGAATGGTTTGGTGGTACAGTAAATTGTAAACACATGATTGCATACAGAGGTTTAGATGATGATTTTGATACAGATAATGGTTTTAGTGGATATGTTCAATATGGTGTTGGTATTCGTGGTACTACACAAGCTGACCAGTCAGGTTCTAATGGTTTTGAATGTGATAATGATGCTAATGGTTCTTCGAACACGCCTTATACTTCAGCTATTTTCGCTAATATGTCAATCATTGGAGCAAAAGGAAAAGCAGAAACTTCAATCAATGTACAGTTCCAAAATGGTGCTCAATTGAGAAGAAACAATAAGCAAAAACTTTATAATACCTTCATCACAGGTTATCCGAATGGTGTTTATATTGATAGCCAAAGAGGTGATGCTAAAGGAAATGCCGCAAAAGGTGATATCGACTTACAAAACGTAGTATTAGCAGGTGTTGATGGTTGGGGAACAAACGGTTGGGGACAAGGATTTGCTACTAACCCAAAAGGTTTTGCAGTAGCTGATGCAGAACAAAATACAGCAGCAACTGCTATTTTGATTGGCACACAAAAACCTTCAGAGTGGTTTGTTAGCTTAAAAGGTAATAAAATCCTAGCTAACACAAGCAAAACTGGTTTAAGTTCAACATTGTGGGGTACAGGAACACCAACTTTCACGCTTACAACAGGTACAGCAGAATCTTTAATTGGTTCTTCGCTACCAGCAACTTTACCAGCTTTCTTTGATAAAACTGATTTTGTTGGTGCTTTCAAAGATACAGATTGGACAAAAGGTTGGGCTGAATTTAACCCACAATCAGTTACTTATATTAAGTAA
- a CDS encoding TonB-dependent receptor — protein MNSKLRLIYFLLFSLISFISFAQTGVVRGNVKDAVTNEDIIGATVKIDGTTLGAATDINGFFSISRVPVGKKKVVVSYVSYKTKEIEINVEAEKVIEINTTIQEDKVVLQEVKVVANRITGTEVSVISEIKASQMVVSGISSAQIGKTLDRTAAEVVKRVPGVTIFGNRFINIRGLNERYNTVMLNNVFTPSMETDVRSFSFDIIPSNQIDRILVFKSPSAELPAEFSGGVVKIYTKSIPDQNFLTVDLGGSYREGTTAKNFYEPQHGANYWTGFNDGYSDLPKFFPATKADIINAGADRLAQIGQMLKNNWTPLQSTAIPDLRFSLTGGFKIQKGELKIGNFSAVNYSNSYTNFEMQRNDFEFSQILKNGEAGEVFNFNDKQYTHAIRLGILHNWAFRINDKNTIEFKNLYNQLSNGQFVNRTGFDSGNKWNIRSFDQVYRGIYSGQLTGKHTLVKDKTTIDWVAGYNNSYRDQPDYKRFRYNLDGNEPILLVPQGSAQTFNLGRTNIQMTEASYTAGLNLVQKFVVKKATQKEDNKEVEVKAGVYYELKDRQFGARNLGYVQSNSALFNSGTLPIEQIFAPGNINATTGVKIDEQTNPNDSYTAKNTLLAYYVSGNYSLTKKLNAIVGVRVENNKQKLDSYDLVNNPLNYNNPKTNVLPSVNVTYNFSEKSLLRFAYGQTLNRPEFREIAPFSFYDFVNNRNITGNPNLRNAQVENYDFRHEFYPTPAEVVSIAAFYKRFTNPIEVVFASGSNPNLSFENAERAYSAGIELETRKSLEGLTSSPFLNKLNVTFNAAFIYSRVKLNSAIAANQSDNRPLQGQSPYVINGGLSYNDTKKQLQINVLYNVIGKRIYAVGNNYGYQYPDWYEMPRNVVDVTFSKGIGKNLVLKGGITDLLNARNLVLQDGNQDGKFDINKDQVIQSYRAGRVYSLGVNYTFSKK, from the coding sequence ATGAACTCCAAATTAAGACTTATTTATTTTCTTCTTTTCTCACTTATCTCATTTATTTCGTTTGCTCAAACTGGTGTAGTACGTGGAAATGTAAAGGATGCTGTTACTAATGAAGATATTATCGGTGCAACCGTAAAAATTGATGGAACAACGTTAGGTGCTGCAACCGATATCAATGGTTTCTTTTCAATTTCGAGAGTTCCGGTTGGGAAAAAGAAAGTAGTTGTTTCTTATGTTTCATATAAAACTAAGGAAATAGAAATAAACGTAGAAGCTGAAAAAGTTATCGAAATAAACACAACGATTCAAGAAGATAAAGTGGTTTTGCAAGAGGTAAAAGTTGTGGCAAATCGTATAACTGGAACTGAGGTTTCGGTAATTTCTGAAATTAAGGCTTCTCAAATGGTTGTGAGTGGTATTTCTTCTGCACAAATCGGGAAAACACTTGATAGAACTGCTGCTGAGGTTGTGAAACGTGTACCAGGTGTGACTATCTTCGGAAATCGCTTTATCAATATTAGAGGTTTGAACGAACGTTATAATACTGTAATGTTAAACAACGTGTTTACACCTTCTATGGAAACAGATGTTCGTTCTTTCTCATTTGATATTATTCCAAGTAATCAAATTGACCGTATTCTAGTATTCAAAAGCCCTTCGGCCGAGCTTCCAGCTGAATTTTCGGGTGGTGTTGTAAAAATTTATACGAAGAGTATTCCAGACCAAAATTTCTTAACTGTTGATTTGGGTGGTTCTTACCGTGAAGGTACAACTGCTAAAAACTTTTACGAACCTCAGCACGGAGCAAATTACTGGACGGGTTTCAACGATGGATACAGTGATTTACCAAAATTTTTTCCTGCAACTAAAGCTGATATTATTAATGCTGGTGCTGACCGTTTGGCTCAAATCGGGCAGATGTTGAAAAACAATTGGACGCCATTGCAATCAACAGCAATTCCAGATTTACGTTTTTCACTCACAGGAGGATTTAAAATACAAAAAGGTGAATTGAAAATTGGAAACTTCTCAGCTGTAAATTATAGTAATAGCTACACAAACTTTGAAATGCAACGCAATGACTTTGAATTTAGTCAAATCTTAAAGAACGGTGAAGCAGGTGAGGTTTTCAACTTTAATGATAAGCAATATACACATGCCATTCGTTTGGGTATCTTACACAACTGGGCTTTTAGAATAAACGATAAAAATACGATTGAATTTAAAAACCTTTACAACCAATTAAGTAATGGACAGTTTGTGAATCGTACAGGTTTTGATAGTGGTAATAAATGGAATATTCGTTCATTCGACCAAGTTTATCGTGGTATCTATTCTGGACAATTAACGGGTAAACACACACTTGTTAAAGATAAAACTACTATCGACTGGGTTGCTGGTTATAATAATTCTTATCGTGACCAACCTGATTATAAGCGTTTTAGATATAATCTTGATGGGAATGAACCAATTTTGTTAGTACCGCAAGGTTCGGCTCAGACTTTTAACTTGGGTAGAACAAATATCCAAATGACAGAAGCTTCTTATACTGCTGGTTTGAATTTAGTACAGAAGTTTGTAGTGAAAAAAGCTACTCAGAAAGAAGATAATAAAGAAGTTGAAGTAAAAGCGGGTGTTTATTATGAATTGAAAGACCGCCAGTTTGGTGCTCGCAACTTGGGTTATGTACAATCTAATAGTGCCTTGTTTAATAGTGGTACTTTACCAATTGAGCAAATTTTTGCACCGGGTAATATTAATGCTACTACTGGTGTGAAAATTGATGAGCAAACCAACCCGAACGACTCATATACTGCAAAAAATACTTTGTTAGCTTATTATGTATCAGGTAATTATTCATTAACCAAGAAATTAAACGCAATTGTAGGCGTAAGAGTAGAAAATAATAAGCAAAAATTAGATAGTTATGATTTAGTGAATAATCCACTTAATTATAATAATCCAAAGACCAACGTTTTACCATCAGTAAATGTTACTTATAATTTCTCAGAGAAATCGTTACTTCGTTTTGCTTATGGCCAAACATTAAATCGTCCAGAATTCCGTGAAATTGCTCCGTTTTCGTTCTATGACTTTGTAAATAACCGTAATATTACTGGTAATCCAAACCTAAGAAATGCTCAAGTAGAAAATTACGATTTTCGTCATGAGTTTTACCCAACACCAGCTGAGGTAGTAAGCATCGCAGCATTCTATAAGAGATTTACAAACCCAATTGAGGTTGTATTTGCTAGTGGTTCAAATCCAAACCTTAGCTTCGAAAACGCCGAAAGAGCTTATAGTGCAGGTATCGAACTCGAAACTCGTAAATCATTAGAAGGTTTAACAAGTTCACCGTTCTTAAACAAATTGAATGTTACTTTCAACGCTGCTTTTATTTATAGCCGAGTAAAATTAAATTCAGCAATCGCTGCTAATCAATCAGATAACCGACCTCTACAAGGACAATCTCCTTATGTTATTAATGGTGGCTTAAGCTACAACGATACTAAGAAGCAATTACAAATCAATGTGCTATATAATGTAATTGGTAAACGTATTTACGCAGTTGGTAATAACTATGGATACCAATATCCTGACTGGTATGAAATGCCAAGAAATGTGGTAGATGTGACGTTCTCGAAAGGTATTGGCAAAAACTTAGTATTGAAGGGTGGAATTACCGATTTATTGAATGCCCGCAATCTAGTGCTTCAAGATGGTAATCAAGATGGTAAGTTTGATATTAATAAAGACCAGGTGATTCAATCTTACAGAGCAGGTAGAGTTTATTCATTAGGGGTTAATTATACATTTAGCAAGAAATAA
- a CDS encoding glycerophosphodiester phosphodiesterase family protein, which translates to MKSSLIKILLMVLPSVLWAQSKVIFPKTKHNFIVIAHRGFHIDAPENTIEALKKAIELGVDYVEVDVRSTLEGVPVVMHDANLERTTDGTGKVSTISTVDFQNLKIKDTAINPPTFSSFLMEASGKINLYLDIKDASPEKIISMLDKYQMRERVIIYCSASQVIEWKKLAPSIPVMTSPFPNLKSPTDFESFLLSFPASALDGNIRTYKPDVLNKLTEINVPVWLDVLGKDDNEQGWKMAIDLNINALQTDNPKALIDYLTKNNLRK; encoded by the coding sequence ATGAAAAGCTCCTTAATCAAAATATTACTCATGGTATTACCAAGTGTGTTATGGGCTCAATCAAAAGTTATTTTTCCTAAGACAAAACATAATTTCATTGTCATTGCACACCGTGGATTTCATATAGATGCTCCAGAAAATACTATTGAAGCATTGAAGAAAGCGATTGAATTAGGGGTGGATTATGTAGAAGTAGATGTAAGGAGTACGCTTGAAGGTGTGCCCGTAGTGATGCACGATGCGAATCTAGAACGTACAACCGATGGAACAGGTAAAGTATCGACTATTTCAACTGTTGATTTTCAAAATTTGAAAATTAAAGATACGGCTATAAATCCACCTACTTTTTCGAGTTTTTTGATGGAGGCCAGTGGGAAAATAAATCTTTACTTAGATATTAAAGATGCTTCGCCCGAAAAGATAATTTCAATGCTCGATAAATATCAAATGCGTGAGCGTGTGATAATTTATTGCTCCGCTTCCCAAGTTATTGAATGGAAAAAACTGGCTCCTTCGATTCCCGTCATGACTAGTCCTTTCCCAAATTTAAAAAGTCCAACTGATTTTGAATCATTTTTATTGAGTTTTCCAGCATCAGCTTTAGATGGAAATATTCGCACCTACAAGCCTGATGTATTGAATAAATTAACTGAAATTAACGTACCTGTTTGGCTTGATGTTTTGGGCAAAGACGATAATGAACAAGGGTGGAAAATGGCTATTGATTTGAATATTAATGCTTTACAGACTGACAATCCAAAGGCTTTAATTGACTACCTAACTAAAAATAACCTTAGGAAATAG
- a CDS encoding M20/M25/M40 family metallo-hydrolase: MKRLLLALLLLASTLGFTQSTIIEQARNYRKSNEHALLNEFMGLLSIPNIVYDTVGIQKTAAYIMQMMEKRGIKAELLQPTTKGAPAAVYGEVKVPNATQTVIFYAHYDGQPVNPNQWAEGIEPFKSVFLDASLEKGGKIIPAPKSDEKINPEWRIYGRSASDDKAGVFSILSAYEVLGKIGQQPSVNMKFFFEGEEEAGSPHLAEILEKYKDKLKSDLWVICDGPVHQSGKKQVVFGVRGDINMEVKVYASKRPLHSGHYGNWAPNPAMLLSKLLSSMKDDNGRVLIKGFYDDVVPFTETERKAIAKVPSVDEQMRNELGFMRAEGGGKTLVELINLPSLNVNGISSANVGKMAANVIPVSATAALDLRLVLGNDAQRQAQKVIDHIKAQGYYVTQNESITDEERMRYPLIARVSVGKGYNAQRTKMDLPIAQKVIKAVQASTNEEIVLMPSLGGSLPLFLFEKYLATPTITVPIANHDNNQHAENENIRIQNIWNSIETYVALMKM; encoded by the coding sequence ATGAAACGTCTGCTTTTAGCATTATTACTATTGGCCTCGACCTTGGGTTTTACACAAAGTACAATTATCGAACAAGCTCGAAATTACCGTAAGTCAAACGAACACGCACTTTTAAACGAGTTTATGGGATTACTTTCAATACCCAATATTGTTTATGATACGGTCGGAATTCAAAAAACCGCTGCCTATATTATGCAAATGATGGAGAAAAGGGGCATAAAGGCTGAATTACTTCAACCAACAACCAAGGGAGCTCCAGCAGCAGTTTATGGAGAAGTAAAGGTGCCTAATGCTACACAAACCGTAATATTTTACGCACATTATGATGGACAGCCTGTAAATCCGAATCAGTGGGCGGAGGGAATCGAACCTTTCAAATCGGTATTTTTAGATGCTTCTCTCGAAAAAGGTGGTAAAATAATTCCTGCTCCAAAATCAGATGAAAAAATCAATCCTGAATGGCGAATATATGGAAGAAGTGCTTCTGATGATAAGGCAGGTGTATTCTCTATTTTATCTGCCTATGAAGTTTTGGGTAAAATTGGGCAACAGCCAAGTGTAAATATGAAGTTTTTCTTTGAAGGGGAAGAAGAGGCTGGCTCTCCACACCTCGCCGAAATCTTAGAAAAATACAAAGACAAACTAAAATCAGACCTTTGGGTAATTTGCGATGGTCCAGTTCACCAATCGGGGAAAAAACAGGTAGTTTTTGGTGTAAGAGGCGATATAAATATGGAAGTGAAAGTATATGCTTCTAAACGCCCATTGCATAGCGGACATTATGGAAACTGGGCACCAAATCCCGCGATGTTGCTTTCAAAATTATTATCGTCGATGAAAGATGATAATGGTAGAGTATTGATTAAAGGTTTTTATGATGATGTTGTACCTTTTACCGAAACCGAAAGAAAAGCTATTGCTAAAGTACCATCGGTTGATGAGCAAATGAGAAATGAATTGGGCTTTATGCGTGCCGAAGGTGGGGGGAAAACTTTGGTTGAATTGATTAACTTGCCTTCACTGAATGTAAATGGAATTTCGAGTGCGAATGTTGGAAAAATGGCCGCTAACGTGATTCCAGTTTCGGCAACTGCTGCCTTAGATTTACGCTTAGTTTTAGGTAATGATGCCCAACGACAAGCACAAAAAGTAATAGACCACATCAAGGCACAAGGCTATTACGTGACCCAAAATGAAAGCATAACCGATGAAGAACGCATGAGATACCCGCTTATTGCTCGTGTGAGTGTGGGGAAAGGCTATAATGCTCAACGCACAAAAATGGATTTGCCGATTGCTCAAAAGGTAATCAAAGCAGTGCAAGCCAGTACTAACGAAGAAATAGTTTTGATGCCAAGTTTGGGTGGAAGTTTACCTTTGTTTTTATTTGAAAAATATTTGGCCACACCAACGATTACAGTTCCGATTGCTAATCACGATAATAACCAACACGCCGAAAATGAAAACATCAGAATTCAGAACATCTGGAATAGTATAGAAACTTATGTGGCTTTGATGAAGATGTAA
- a CDS encoding DUF4494 domain-containing protein has product MSNCWYQGKIRYQRVDEKDKTVKITEVYLVDAVSYTDAEARIYETVASNTPDFQLVGLSRMRLHEVFFVDEGSEKWFKVKVNFVSFDEKAQKEKRTAYNMLINADNPLLAYQLISERLGTVEDYEITDINITNILEVVPYESPDEKKLKSGNFRPLSEVMANAE; this is encoded by the coding sequence ATGTCTAATTGTTGGTATCAAGGGAAAATCCGCTATCAAAGGGTAGATGAAAAAGATAAAACTGTAAAAATCACAGAAGTATATTTAGTCGATGCGGTATCATATACAGATGCAGAAGCTCGAATCTATGAAACCGTGGCATCAAACACACCTGATTTTCAGCTGGTTGGACTTTCAAGAATGCGACTACATGAAGTGTTTTTTGTGGATGAAGGTTCAGAAAAGTGGTTTAAAGTAAAGGTGAACTTTGTAAGTTTTGACGAAAAAGCCCAAAAAGAAAAACGTACGGCATATAATATGCTTATCAATGCCGATAACCCTCTTTTGGCTTATCAATTAATTTCGGAAAGACTCGGAACCGTGGAGGATTATGAAATTACTGATATCAATATCACGAATATTTTAGAGGTTGTACCTTATGAAAGTCCAGACGAAAAGAAGCTGAAAAGTGGTAATTTCCGACCGCTTTCGGAAGTAATGGCAAATGCGGAATAA
- a CDS encoding DUF5690 family protein: protein MKKLLEKSEVLLVLWCIIAAFGAYFCMYAFRKPFTTGLYENFKLWGMGYKSILIISQVFGYMLSKVIGIKVIAELKDKKRIGLIICLIAFAEAALLAFAAVPFPYNFIFLFLNGLPLGMVWGVIFSFLEGRKLTEFLALGLSLNLVMTSGVLKTIYLHLQETFHLSEFNLPFVIGLIFLPFFLFFVWMLAQIPAPNAEDLQLRSERTAMNQTDKSLIMKEFGFGLLCFVGTYLLLATMRDFRDNFAIEVWREIDPQFNKTIFSKVETSIGLVVVSLIALNAFIKNNFHSYLTFSGMMILAVMLCGGSTWAFEQQLISPKIWMVSLGIGLFLPYLLIQTVVFERLIALFKARGNVGFLVYICDSVGYLGSVILLFYREFFLRKISFLNILSTFSYIISMVCFTLLVLQLFYFSNKYLKGKLWWKVSPQEESEYNPIG, encoded by the coding sequence GTGAAAAAACTACTTGAAAAGTCAGAGGTTTTGCTCGTTTTATGGTGTATTATTGCCGCTTTTGGGGCCTATTTTTGTATGTATGCCTTTCGTAAGCCATTCACAACAGGATTATATGAAAATTTCAAACTTTGGGGAATGGGCTATAAAAGTATTCTGATTATTTCGCAGGTATTTGGCTATATGTTATCGAAAGTAATTGGAATTAAGGTCATTGCCGAACTAAAAGATAAAAAACGTATCGGCTTGATTATATGCCTAATAGCTTTTGCGGAAGCGGCTTTATTGGCATTTGCGGCGGTTCCGTTTCCATATAATTTTATTTTTTTATTTCTCAATGGTTTACCTCTGGGAATGGTCTGGGGGGTAATTTTTAGTTTTTTAGAGGGGCGAAAACTAACCGAATTTTTGGCTCTCGGCTTAAGTTTAAATTTAGTAATGACCTCCGGTGTACTCAAAACAATTTATTTGCATCTTCAAGAAACTTTCCATTTGTCCGAGTTTAATTTACCATTTGTAATCGGACTTATCTTTTTGCCTTTTTTCTTATTTTTTGTGTGGATGTTGGCACAAATTCCTGCTCCTAATGCCGAAGATTTGCAACTAAGAAGTGAGCGTACGGCCATGAATCAAACCGATAAAAGCTTAATAATGAAAGAATTTGGCTTTGGTCTGCTTTGCTTCGTAGGTACTTATTTACTTTTAGCAACAATGCGTGATTTTAGAGATAATTTTGCCATTGAAGTTTGGCGAGAAATTGACCCCCAATTTAATAAAACTATTTTCTCAAAGGTTGAAACGAGTATTGGTTTGGTAGTTGTTAGCTTGATAGCTCTCAATGCGTTTATAAAAAATAATTTTCACTCATATCTTACTTTTTCAGGTATGATGATTTTAGCCGTGATGCTCTGTGGTGGAAGTACGTGGGCGTTTGAACAGCAATTAATTAGCCCTAAAATTTGGATGGTAAGTCTTGGAATTGGCTTATTCTTGCCTTATTTACTCATTCAAACAGTAGTATTTGAACGCTTAATTGCTCTTTTCAAGGCTCGGGGAAACGTAGGTTTTTTGGTATATATCTGTGACTCGGTCGGTTATCTGGGAAGTGTTATTTTGCTATTTTATAGAGAGTTTTTCTTGAGAAAAATATCTTTTCTGAATATTCTCAGCACTTTTAGTTATATTATTTCAATGGTTTGCTTTACGCTGCTTGTGCTTCAACTATTCTACTTTTCAAATAAATATCTTAAAGGAAAATTGTGGTGGAAGGTTTCGCCACAAGAAGAATCTGAATATAATCCGATTGGATAA
- a CDS encoding ABC transporter ATP-binding protein, giving the protein MNVIRIENLQKSYGSGLVLKDINLEVNSGEIIGYIGPNGAGKSTTIKILIGMIPDFDGKVEVLGHDVKSNSLEVKRLIGYVPENASLYDTLSPMEYLRFLGSLYELEMNQIEEKATELLRLFALYDQRDDRMTTFSKGMKQKVLLISGILQNPEIIFLDEPLSGLDANAVILVKEILSQLKQAGKTIFYSSHIMDVVEKISDRIVLINKGTVIANGTFEELKAQRETGSLEQIFNQLTGNTEHVHLAEEFIQIMNR; this is encoded by the coding sequence ATGAATGTTATTAGAATTGAAAACTTACAAAAATCCTACGGAAGTGGGCTCGTATTAAAAGACATTAACTTAGAAGTAAATTCAGGAGAAATTATAGGCTATATTGGGCCCAATGGTGCAGGAAAATCAACTACTATTAAAATTTTAATTGGGATGATTCCCGATTTTGATGGAAAAGTAGAGGTGTTGGGCCATGACGTGAAGAGCAATTCACTTGAAGTAAAGCGTTTGATTGGTTATGTTCCAGAAAATGCCTCGCTCTACGATACGTTATCGCCAATGGAATACTTGCGGTTTTTGGGAAGTTTGTATGAATTAGAAATGAACCAAATTGAAGAAAAAGCAACCGAATTACTTCGTTTGTTCGCACTTTATGACCAAAGAGATGACCGAATGACAACCTTTTCGAAAGGAATGAAACAAAAAGTATTGTTGATTTCGGGAATTCTACAAAATCCAGAGATAATTTTTTTGGATGAACCTCTTTCTGGGCTTGATGCTAATGCCGTGATTTTGGTCAAAGAGATTTTATCGCAGTTAAAACAGGCAGGAAAAACCATTTTTTATAGTTCGCATATTATGGATGTGGTTGAAAAAATTTCAGATCGTATTGTGTTGATTAACAAAGGAACAGTGATTGCCAACGGAACATTTGAAGAACTAAAAGCTCAACGAGAAACTGGTTCTTTAGAACAAATCTTTAATCAACTAACAGGCAATACCGAACACGTACATTTAGCTGAAGAGTTTATTCAAATCATGAATCGCTAA